The Xenopus laevis strain J_2021 chromosome 5L, Xenopus_laevis_v10.1, whole genome shotgun sequence genome has a segment encoding these proteins:
- the LOC121393628 gene encoding uncharacterized protein LOC121393628 produces the protein MNKQKYMDEIYLQLADGNVYKKVDSDPLASIQQCIANCVLDAMEAGIVDDDLKKFLIKDNPITPILYTLPKIHKNLENPPGRPIVAGTDSVLSPLAVFLDKILQPLVQNTNSFVKDTTHLLNILDRTTLTNNNVLLVSLDVSSLYTSINHDTGISAVTHFLNTTEYTEEQKSFLVDLLQIVLHQNYFLFGDNFYIQQRGTAMGSNVAPSYANLYMAHIEEEVIYKNSLFRSHCTLYLRYIDDLLLIWDGDLESLNAFHHFLNGIEETLKFTMDFNPTSINFLDVKVVKDGNILKTELYRKVTDKNNLLHFASFHPDALKNSLPYSQFMRVKRIVSDSKDCDFYLKEMVDRFGARGYSKQILKNNLEKVHQQTRQELLIANVPKHKDNNRIAFVSRYNTASKQIGSIIRKHWHLLQSCLTEVPSFQLPPMLAYKRARNLKDRLVKADVGSLKSQKCLFLQRPKFGTFPCLHCCQCNSIIKGNTFNHPHSGKQYKIKQYYTCESTYVVYLLKCPCGLLYIGETTQRIRDRISKHKSTIRTGQTSLPVPAHFRSAGHAISQLKFQIIDSVPVQRRGGNRLLALQKLEMQWIHRLDTVWPRGLNKDYTPSMFIYQ, from the coding sequence atgaataaacaaaaatatatggatGAAATTTATCTACAATTGGCAGATGGTAATGTGTACAAGAAAGTCGATTCGGATCCACTAGCATCCATACAACAGTGCATTGCAAATTGTGTGCTTGATGCAATGGAGGCTGGCATTGTGGATGACGATCTAAAAAAATTCCTGATTAAAGACAATCCTATTACGCCAATATTGTACACATTacctaaaattcacaaaaacttgGAGAATCCACCAGGTCGCCCCATTGTCGCTGGTACTGATTCAGTCTTATCACCATTGGCTGTATTTCTAGATAAGATATTACAGCCTCTAGTGCAGAATACTAATTCTTTTGTGAAAGATACCACACATCTACTGAATATATTGGATCGGACCACATTAACCAACAATAATGTTCTATTAGTCAGTCTTGATGTGTCAAGCCTTTACACATCTATAAATCATGACACAGGAATATCAGCTGTGactcattttttaaataccacTGAATATACTGAGGAACAAAAGTCTTTTTTAGTGGATTTATTGCAAATAgtgttgcatcaaaattattttctatttggggACAATTTCTACATACAACAGAGGGGTACCGCTATGGGTAGCAACGTAGCTCCCTCTTATGCAAATCTGTATATGGCCCACATTGAGGAGGaggtaatatataaaaattccCTATTTAGATCTCATTGTACGTTGTATCTGCGGTACATTGATGATCTTTTGCTGATCTGGGATGGTGACTTAGAGAGCCTAAATGCCTTTCATCATTTTCTTAATGGTATAGAAGAGACTTTAAAATTtacaatggattttaatccaacttccatcaattttttggatgtaaaagtGGTCAAGGATGGAAACATACTTAAAACTGAACTATATAGGAAGGTGactgataaaaacaatttattgcattttgccaGTTTCCATCCTGATGCTTTAAAAAATTCTCTTCCTTACTCGCAATTTATGAGGGTGAAGCGAATTGTAAGTGATTCAAAGGACTGtgacttttatttaaaagaaatggtgGATCGGTTTGGTGCTAGAGGCTACTCTAAACAGATTTTAAAGAACAATTTAGAGAAGGTGCACCAGCAAACCAGACAGGAATTGTTAATTGCCAATGTGCCAAAGCATAAGGATAATAACAGGATAGCCTTTGTAAGCCGGTATAATACGGCAAGTAAACAAATTGGGAGCATCATACGTAAACATTGGCATCTGTTACAATCCTGTCTGACAGAAGTCCCAAGTTTTCAATTACCACCAATGTTGGCCTACAAAAGGGCAAGGAATTTGAAAGATCGTTTAGTCAAAGCTGATGTTGGCAGCCTAAAATCGCAGAAATGCTTATTTTTACAAAGGCCTAAATTTGGAACTTTTCCTTGTCTACATTGCTGTCAATGCAATTCAATAATTAAAGGAAATACTTTCAATCATCCCCATTCTGGTAAGCAGTATAAAATTAAACAGTACTACACATGTGAATCTAcatatgttgtttatttattgaaatgcccgTGCGGTTTGCTATATATAGGGGAAACAACCCAGAGGATTAGAGATCGTATCTCTAAACACAAATCCACTATTCGCACAGGACAAACTTCTCTACCTGTACCGGCACATTTTCGATCCGCAGGACATGCAATTagtcaattaaaatttcaaataattgattctgtTCCAGTTCAGAGGAGAGGGGGCAATAGACTGCTAGCATTACAAAAATTAGAAATGCAGTGGATCCATAGGTTGGACACAGTGTGGCCGAGGGGCCTGAATAAAGACTATACCCCATCtatgtttatttatcagtag